The sequence below is a genomic window from Massilia oculi.
CGCGCGGCGATCGCCGGCACGGTCACGCCGGCGTCGAACAGCAGGCCCTGCACGTGTATGAAGGCCGGCACGTTCTCGCGTTCCGGCGGCGCGTCCATGGCGATCAGGGTCGCGCCCAGCTTGTCCTGCATGGCGGGGACGACGTCGTAGCGGAAGTAGCGGCGAAAGCTCGCATCGATCGATGCCGGACGGCCGGTTCCGACTTCCACCAGGCCGGTCGAGGCCAGCCAATCGTTCAGCTGCGCCAAGCGCGCGTCGGCACTGGAGGAAGTGGAAGAGTTTTGATACAAAGTTGACATGAAGCGGCCTGATGAATCCGGTTGGTTGAGCTAATTCCCATATAATAAGGGATTCATTCTAAAAAAACCGCCCTTTATGGTGCATGTCCGATTTTCCATGAGCTGCGATTTTCCATGAGCTGGTCGTCACGCCAACCTTTCCCGCCGCGGCAGGTCCTCGCGCTCTATGCACTGGTTTCCGCGACCGCGGTTCCGGCATTCGCCCAGAGTGTCCCCCCGCGCCACAAGCTGAAGACGAACTTCCCGTTACTATCCAGGCCGAGGAGATCGGCGGCCGTCCCGACCGGCGGCTGGACCTCAACCGCAACGTCGAGATCACGCGCGGCCAGAGCGGCATCACCGCCGATACCGCCTGCTACCTGCGGGTCGAGGACGAAGTCACCGCCACCGGCAACGTCAACATGTGGCGCTTCGGCGACCGCTACAAGGGCGACGAGCTGCAGCTGAACCTCGAGACCGGCAAGGGCTACCTGCTCAATCCGACCTACTTCCTGGCCGACAGCAATGGCCAGGGGCAGGCCGACCGCATCGACTTTCTGGGCGAGCAGCAGGCCCTGGTGCGCAACGGCACCTACAGCACCTGCGAAGGTCCCGATCCCGACTGGTACCTCAAGTCGAGCACCCTGCGCCTGGACAGCGGCCGCGACGTCGGCACCGCCGGCAAGACCATCATCTATTTCAAGGACGTGCCCATCATCGGCACCCCGGCGATGTCGTTCTCGCTGTCGGGCCAGCGCCGCTCGGGCTGGCTGCCGCCCACGGTGGGCTTCGGCTCCCAGGGCAAGGCCGAGGTGATGGTGCCGTACTACGTCAACATCGCCCCCAACCGCGACCTGACGCTGTATCCGCGCATGATGTTCGACCGCGGCTTCCAGATGGGCGCCACCGGCCGCTACCTGGGCAGCACCTACCAGGGCGAGACCCATGTCGAGGTCTTGCCGGACGACCGCAAGACGGAGACCACGCGCTGGCGCGTCGACTCGCTGCACAGCCAGTCGATCAGGCCGAACTGGTCGTACGGCTGGAACCTGCATGGCGCCTCGGACGACGAATACCCGTCCGACTTCTCGCGCAACGTCTCGGCCAGCGCCGAGCGCCAGCTGCTGCGCGAACTGCGCACCGATCTGCATGGCCAGTTCTGGAGCCTCTCCGCGCGCGCCCAGAACTACCAGGTGCTGCAGGATCCGGCCGCCGACATCGACCCGAACCTGAGGGTGCCGCGCCCCTACGACCGCCTGCCGCAAATTAACTTCCGCGCCGCGCGCTACGACGTGGCCGGTTTCGACTGGGCGATCGACGCCGAGGCGACCCGCTTCGACCACCCTACCGATATCGGCGGCAACCGCGCCGTGGTGCAGGGCCAGGTCAGCTATCCGATCGTGCGTCCGGGCTGGTTCGTCACGCCCAAGCTGATGTACAACGCGGCCAAGTACGATCTCGAAAGGCATGAGAGCCGGGTCGGCAAGCCCACCACTATCTCGCGCACGATCCCGACCTTCTCGCTCGACAGCGGGCTGGTGTTCGAGCGCAAGACCTCGCTGTTCGGCAGCGGCGCCACCCAGACCCTTGAGCCGCGCCTGTTCTACGTCTACACGCCGTACGAGAACCAGGACGACGTGCCACTGTTCGACACCGGCCGCTCCGGTTTCAACTACGCCCAGCTGTTCTCCGAAAACCGCTACGTGGGCCTGGACCGGGTGTCCGACGCCAACCAGGTCACGGCCGCCCTGGTGTCGCGCTTCATCCAGGAAGATGGCTCCGAGCGCCTGCGGCTGGCCTTTGGCCAGCGCCAGTACCTCAAGCAGCCGCGCGTGGGCCTCTACCAGAACGAGCCGCCACACCAGAGCCGTTCCGACATGCTGCTGGCGGCCTCCGGCACCATTTCCGAGTCCTGGAGCTTCGATAGCGGCGTACAATACGATGCCAGCGGAAGCAG
It includes:
- a CDS encoding LPS-assembly protein LptD, producing the protein MWRFGDRYKGDELQLNLETGKGYLLNPTYFLADSNGQGQADRIDFLGEQQALVRNGTYSTCEGPDPDWYLKSSTLRLDSGRDVGTAGKTIIYFKDVPIIGTPAMSFSLSGQRRSGWLPPTVGFGSQGKAEVMVPYYVNIAPNRDLTLYPRMMFDRGFQMGATGRYLGSTYQGETHVEVLPDDRKTETTRWRVDSLHSQSIRPNWSYGWNLHGASDDEYPSDFSRNVSASAERQLLRELRTDLHGQFWSLSARAQNYQVLQDPAADIDPNLRVPRPYDRLPQINFRAARYDVAGFDWAIDAEATRFDHPTDIGGNRAVVQGQVSYPIVRPGWFVTPKLMYNAAKYDLERHESRVGKPTTISRTIPTFSLDSGLVFERKTSLFGSGATQTLEPRLFYVYTPYENQDDVPLFDTGRSGFNYAQLFSENRYVGLDRVSDANQVTAALVSRFIQEDGSERLRLAFGQRQYLKQPRVGLYQNEPPHQSRSDMLLAASGTISESWSFDSGVQYDASGSSLYSSNVGVQWRPGQMKVLNAEYRYQRDSFRNVDLSAQWPIGRRWYGVGRVSYALRSYGVGLPANSPAGGGKLIESLIGLEYKADCWVFRMGAQRFVTAAREASTPIFFQLELNGLSRLGLGNPLDSFNKSIPGYTRLNTGIGRP